The following are encoded together in the Xanthomonas vesicatoria ATCC 35937 genome:
- a CDS encoding GGDEF domain-containing protein, translating into MRLYAGLSRVFPRSFSAKLLAVTFVGIHLPLLLLIAWLASQSELEGRLLWSVIIVALLATLAGTALTLSALYRLLAPLRIAADALDTYYADQRLPSLPEHGDDELGRLLRGINRSLRGIDAGMRDLKKHALFDPLTEALNRRGCEQAMRDSVTAAQREGWPFVLFVLDMDNLKPINDRFGHLAGDRVLVRLVESAYGWLGAQDWIGRWGGDEFLIGVHASEDEATLKLNQWLSMLEREDGEEAPLHLSAGSAICEQGVDATELYRRADAAMYRAKFSGGRRLVRDGHDTPRSHPVT; encoded by the coding sequence ATGCGCTTGTACGCCGGGCTCTCGCGCGTGTTTCCCCGTTCCTTCAGCGCCAAGTTGCTGGCGGTGACCTTCGTCGGGATCCACCTGCCGCTGCTGTTGTTGATCGCGTGGCTGGCATCGCAGAGCGAGCTGGAAGGGCGTCTGCTGTGGTCGGTGATCATCGTCGCCCTGCTTGCCACGCTGGCGGGCACTGCCTTGACGCTGTCTGCGCTGTATCGCCTGCTGGCGCCGTTGCGCATCGCCGCCGACGCGCTGGACACCTACTACGCCGATCAACGCCTGCCCAGCTTGCCCGAGCATGGCGACGACGAGCTGGGCCGCTTGCTGCGCGGGATCAACCGCAGCTTGCGCGGGATCGATGCCGGCATGCGCGATCTCAAGAAGCATGCCCTGTTCGACCCGCTCACCGAAGCGCTGAACCGGCGCGGCTGCGAACAGGCGATGCGCGATTCGGTGACTGCCGCCCAGCGTGAAGGTTGGCCGTTCGTGTTGTTCGTGCTGGACATGGACAACCTCAAGCCGATCAACGACCGCTTCGGCCACCTGGCCGGCGACCGCGTGTTGGTGCGGCTGGTGGAGTCGGCCTACGGCTGGCTGGGCGCGCAGGACTGGATCGGACGCTGGGGTGGCGACGAATTCCTGATCGGCGTGCACGCCAGCGAAGACGAGGCCACGCTCAAGCTCAATCAATGGCTATCGATGCTAGAACGCGAAGATGGCGAAGAAGCACCGTTGCATCTGAGTGCCGGCAGCGCGATCTGCGAGCAAGGCGTGGACGCCACGGAACTGTATCGGCGTGCGGATGCGGCGATGTATCGCGCCAAATTTTCAGGCGGGCGGCGCCTGGTGCGCGATGGGCACGACACGCCGCGCAGTCACCCGGTGACCTGA